A single Pristis pectinata isolate sPriPec2 chromosome 6, sPriPec2.1.pri, whole genome shotgun sequence DNA region contains:
- the shisa10.1 gene encoding protein shisa-5 isoform X2 gives MSFSFSSFVAIGVSFFGIFLFSLVLCLCCPCCLLYKLARRGRQPVVTSSTTTTVVQSAYPQHQQIPTQGFVPYQGYTPMPVQPGPATSVPYPASSPYPPPYPTPYSGQPPSYQDTVATGAGAPYPVVQPPYNPTAQPPYNPAAQPPYNPAAQPPYNPAAQPPYNPAYGPPEKPH, from the exons CTTTAGTTCGTTTGTTGCAATTGGAGTGAGCTTCTTCGGGATATTCCTTTTCTCACTTGTGCTCTGCTTATGCTGCCCTTGCTGCCTTCTCTACAAACTAGCACGAAGAGGACGCCAGC CTGTTGTTACAAGTTCAACTACGACCACAGTGGTACAGTCTGCATATCCACAGCATCAACAAATACCAACTCAAGGATTTGTTCCGTACCAAGGCTACACCCCTATGCCAGTGCAGCCAGGACCAGCTACAAGTGTTCCCTATCCTGCAAGTAGTCCCTATCCACCACCATATCCAACTCCATATTCCGGGCAACCTCCTTCATATCAAGATACTGTGGCAA ctgGTGCAGGCGCACCTTATCCCGTCGTACAGCCGCCCTACAATCCAACTGCACAGCCGCCCTACAATCCAGCTGCACAGCCACCGTACAATCCAGCTGCTCAACCTCCCTACAATCCAGCTGCACAGCCGCCCTACAATCCAGCCTATGGACCTCCAGAGAAGCCACATTAA